A region from the Triticum urartu cultivar G1812 chromosome 1, Tu2.1, whole genome shotgun sequence genome encodes:
- the LOC125525707 gene encoding anthocyanidin 5,3-O-glucosyltransferase-like yields MESARRRPAMGDTVVLNPGLGVGHLVPMVELARPFLRGGLAVTVIVNVPPGKATDTSAAVARAAAANPSVRFHVLPTPPDADADAVAPDAAEAPNPFVLLRRMNAPLRDYLCSVLPSVRALVLDMFCFCADAVDVAADLGVPVYVFYTGSASSLAVNLYLPRMQAQIGDANLGEIGDAPLSFPGNRPFKPTDLPGLALDRHNEVYKSFLHAFQRIPESRGIVINTFEWLEGRALRALRDGACVPGRATPPVYCVGPMISAGGGGGGGEEKKHECLAWLDAQPEKSVVFLCFGSMGTFPKTQLEEIADGMERSGQRFLWVVQSPRSADGGPDLLADALAEPDLAALLPEGFLERTGGRGLVVKSWAPQADVLRHRATGAFVTHCGWNSTLEAIVAGQPLICWPLYAEQRQNKVFVVEEMGAGVEMAGYDGEVVAAAEVEAKVRWVMESKGGEALRERAMAAKEKALEALQEGGASRTAFAEFLRDL; encoded by the coding sequence ATGGAATCTGCACGGCGGCGTCCGGCCATGGGGGACACGGTGGTGCTCAACCCCGGGCTCGGCGTGGGCCACCTGGTGCCCATGGTGGAGCTGGCCAGGCCCTTCCTGCGCGGCGGCCTCGCCGTCACCGTCATCGTCAACGTCCCGCCGGGCAAGGCCACGGACACCTCGGCCGCCGTCGCGCGCGCCGCGGCGGCCAACCCGTCCGTCCGCTTCCACGTGCTGCCCACGCCGCCGGACGCCGACGCCGACGCGGTGGCCCCGGACGCCGCCGAGGCGCCCAACCCCTTCGTCCTCCTGCGCCGCATGAACGCGCCGCTCCGTGACTACCTCTGCTCGGTGCTGCCCTCCGTGCGCGCCCTCGTCCTCGACATGTTCTGCTTCTGCGCGGACGCCGTCGACGTCGCCGCCGACCTCGGCGTGCCGGTCTACGTCTTCTACACCGGCAGCGCCAGCAGCCTCGCGGTCAACCTCTACCTCCCGCGCATGCAGGCCCAGATCGGCGACGCCAACCTCGGCGAGATCGGCGACGCGCCGCTCTCCTTCCCCGGGAACCGCCCCTTCAAGCCCACCGACCTCCCCGGGCTCGCGCTCGACCGCCACAACGAGGTGTACAAGAGCTTCCTGCACGCGTTCCAGCGGATCCCGGAGTCCCGGGGCATCGTCATCAACACGTTCGAGTGGCTGGAGGGCAGGGCGCTGCGCGCGCTCCGGGACGGCGCGTGCGTCCCCGGCCGCGCCACGCCGCCGGTGTACTGCGTCGGGCCCATGATCTCagccggcggcggtggcggtggcggtgaaGAGAAGAAGCACGAGTGCCTGGCGTGGCTGGACGCGCAGCCGGAGAAGAGCGTCGTGTTCCTCTGCTTCGGGAGCATGGGCACCTTCCCCAAGACGCAGCTGGAGGAGATCGCCGACGGGATGGAGCGGTCCGGGCAGAGATTCCTGTGGGTGGTGCAGAGCCCGCGCAGCGCGGACGGCGGGCCGGACCTGCTCGCGGACGCGCTCGCCGAGCCGGACCTCGCCGCGCTGCTGCCGGAGGGGTTCCTGGAGCGGACCGGCGGCCGCGGCCTGGTCGTCAAGTCGTGGGCGCCGCAGGCGGACGTGCTGCGCCACCGCGCGACGGGCGCCTTCGTGACGCACTGCGGGTGGAACTCGACGCTGGAGGCGATCGTGGCGGGCCAGCCGCTCATCTGCTGGCCGCTGTACGCGGAGCAGAGGCAGAACAAGGTGTTCGTGGTGGAGGAGATGGGCGCCGGCGTGGAGATGGCCGGGTACGacggggaggtggtggcggcggcggaggtggagGCCAAGGTGCGGTGGGTGATGGAGTCCAAGGGCGGGGAGGCGCTGCGGGAGCGAGCCATGGCGGCCAAGGAGAAGGCGCTCGAGGCGCTGCAGGAAGGTGGAGCATCCCGGACGGCGTTTGCTGAGTTTCTTAGAGATCTTTAG
- the LOC125525699 gene encoding respiratory burst oxidase homolog protein A-like codes for MRGVGGGGGLGAPGRARWGGSGATTPRSLSTGSSPRGSDRSSDDGEELVEVTLDLQEDDTIVLRSVEPAAAANASANASSGASPSVMGWGAEPTPPPGAGAGPSRSRSPAIRRTSSHRLLQFSQELKAGVSRAKQISQDLTKRFTRTQSRAALAEPPAHPPSGIESALAARAERRQRAQLDRTKSTAQRAIKGLRFISGNAKASNNAWIEVQRNFDRLALDGRLSRADFPQCIGMMESKEFAMELFDTLCRRRQMQSDHINREELREIWSQITDNSFDSRLQIFFDMVDKDADGHITEAEVKEIIMLSASANKLARLKEQAEEYAALIMEELDPEGLGYIELWQLETLLLQKDTYVNYSQALSYTSQALSQNLAGLRHKSPIRKMSSKLSYYLEDNWKRLWVLALWIGIMVGLFIWKFIQYRNRYVFSVMGYCVTIAKGAAETLKLNMALILLPVCRNTITWLRNTRAARALPFDDNINFHKTIAAAIVVGVILHAGNHLACDFPRLIDSSDETYGPLRKYFGETKPTYLALVRGVEGVTGVIMVVCMLIAFTLATRWFRRSLVKLPKPFDKLTGFNAFWYSHHLFIIVYISLVIHGERLYLILDWYKRTTWMYLAVPVGLYVGERTLRFFRSGSYSVRILKVAIYPGNVLTLQMSKPPTFRYKSGQYMFVQCPDVSPFEWHPFSITSAPGDEFLSIHVRQLGDWTRELKRVFSAACEPPMNGKSGLLRADENTKKTFPKLLIDGPYGSPAQDYSKYDVLLLVGLGIGATPFISILKDLINNIIKMEEEDEASTDLYPPIGPSKASVDLDTLMRITSKPKRVFKTTNAYFYWVTREQGSFDWFKGIMNEIAELDQRNIIEMHNYLTSVYEEGDARSALITMLQALNHAKNGVDVVSGTRVRTHFARPNFKRVLSKVASKHPYAKIGVFYCGAPVLAQELSNLCHEFNGKCTTKFEFHKEHF; via the exons atgcggggggtcggcggcggcgggggcctGGGGGCCCCGGGCCGGGCGCGGTGGGGCGGGTCGGGCGCCACCACGCCGCGCTCGCTCAGCACCGGCTCCTCGCCGCGCGGCTCCGACCGCAGCTCCGACGACGGCGAGGAGCTCGTCGAGGTCACGCTCGACCTGCAGGAGGACGACACCATTGTGCTGCGCAGCGTCGAGCCGGCCGCCGCCGCAAACGCCAGCGCCAACGCCTCGTCGGGGGCGTCGCCGTCGGTGATGGGGTGGGGCGCGGAGCCGACGCCGCCGCCGGGGGCCGGGGCGGGGCCGTCGCGGTCGCGGTCGCCGGCGATCCGGCGGACCTCGTCGCACCGGCTGCTGCAGTTCTCGCAGGAGCTCAAGGCCGGGGTGTCCCGCGCCAAGCAAATCTCGCAGGACCTCACCAAGCGCTTCACGCGCACCCAGAGCCGCGCCGCCCTCGCCGAGCCCCCGGCGCACCCGCCGTCGGGCATCGAgtccgccctcgccgcccgcgccgagcgccgccAGCGCGCGCAGCTCGACCGCACCAAGTCCACCGCGCAGCGCGCCATCAAGGGCCTCCGCTTCATCAGCGGCAACGCCAAGGCCAGCAACAACGCCTGGATCGAGGTCCAGCGCAACTTCGACCGCCTCGCCCTCGACGGCCGCCTCTCCCGCGCCGACTTCCCGCAATGCATAG GGATGATGGAGTCCAAGGAGTTCGCCATGGAGCTCTTCGACACGCTGTGCCGGCGGCGGCAGATGCAGTCGGACCACATCAACAGGGAGGAGCTGCGCGAGATCTGGTCGCAGATCACCGACAACAGCTTTGACTCGCGCCTCCAGATCTTCTTCGACAT GGTGGACAAGGACGCCGACGGCCACATCACGGAGGCGGAGGTGAAAGAG ATCATCATGCTAAGCGCGTCCGCGAATAAGCTGGCGAGGCTTAAGGAGCAAGCAGAGGAATACGCCgcgctgatcatggaggagcTAGACCCCGAAGGCCTCGGCTACATTGAG CTTTGGCAGTTGGAGACGTTGCTATTGCAGAAGGATACATACGTGAACTATAGCCAGGCGTTGAGCTACACAAGCCAGGCACTGAGCCAGAACCTTGCTGGCCTAAGGCATAAGAGCCCAATCCGAAAAATGAGCAGCAAATTAAGCTATTATCTGGAGGACAATTGGAAACGCCTCTGGGTACTTGCACTGTGGATTGGGATAATGGTTGGATTGTTCATTTGGAAATTTATCCAGTACCGCAACCGGTACGTATTTAGTGTGATGGGCTACTGTGTAACAATTGCAAAGGGGGCTGCTGAGACCCTTAAGCTGAACATGGCACTCATCCTCCTACCTGTATGCCGCAACACCATTACTTGGCTGCGTAATACAAGAGCTGCACGGGCATTACCGTTCGATGACAACATCAACTTCCATAAG ACTATTGCGGCGGCAATTGTGGTTGGTGTTATCCTTCATGCAGGAAAccatcttgcatgtgattttccACGGCTTATAGATTCCTCAGATGAGACGTATGGTCCACTGCGCAAGTACTTCGGGGAGACCAAGCCAACATATTTGGCGTTAGTCAGAGGAGTGGAGGGTGTAACAGGAGTTATTATGGTTGTCTGCATGCTCATTGCTTTTACTCTAGCAACCAGGTGGTTCCGTCGTAGCCTGGTGAAGCTTCCCAAGCCATTTGACAAGCTAACTGGCTTCAATGCCTTCTGGTACTCTCATCATCTGTTCATCATTGTATACATATCACTTGTTATTCATGGAGAGCGTCTATACCTTATCCTGGATTGGTACAAAAGAACG ACATGGATGTATCTTGCAGTCCCTGTTGGGTTATATGTAGGGGAGAGGACTCTGAGGTTCTTCAGGTCTGGCAGTTACTCTGTCCGGATATTGAAG GTGGCCATATATCCTGGTAATGTTTTGACATTGCAAATGTCTAAGCCACCGACATTCCGTTACAAGAGTGGGCAGTATATGTTTGTTCAATGTCCAGATGTTTCACCATTTGAATG GCATCCCTTCTCGATAACTTCAGCACCCGGGGATGAGTTTCTCAGTATCCATGTCCGACAACTTGGTGACTGGACACGAGAGCTCAAGCGTGTATTCTCCGCAGCCTGTGAGCCACCTATGAATGGGAAAAGTGGCCTCCTTAGAGCAGACGAGAACACCAAAAAAAC TTTCCCAAAACTTTTGATTGATGGACCGTATGGTTCTCCTGCGCAAGACTATAGCAAGTATGATGTTTTACTACTTGTTGGGTTAGGAATTGGTGCAACTCCTTTCATCAGCATATTGAAAGATCTGATTAACAACATCATCAAAATGGAGGAAGAGGAT GAAGCCTCAACTGATCTTTACCCACCAATTGGACCCAGTAAGGCATCTGTTGACCTTGACACCCTTATGAGGATTACGTCAAAACCAAAGAGGGTTTTTAAGACAACAAATGCTTACTTTTATTGGGTTACACGCGAACAAGGCTCTTTTGATTGGTTTAAAGGAATCATGAATGAGATTGCTGAACTAGATCAAAGG AATATCATTGAGATGCACAACTATCTCACAAGTGTTTATGAGGAAGGGGATGCCCGGTCAGCACTCATCACAATGCTGCAAGCTCTCAACCATGCCAAAAACGGCGTCGATGTAGTGTCTGGAACTCGA GTGCGGACACATTTTGCAAGACCAAATTTTAAGAGGGTGCTGTCTAAGGTAGCCTCCAAACATCCTTATGCCAAGATAG GAGTGTTCTATTGCGGAGCTCCAGTTCTGGCGCAGGAACTAAGCAACCTTTGCCATGAGTTCAATGGCAAATGCACGACAAAATTCGAATTCCACAAGGAACATTTCTGA
- the LOC125525724 gene encoding serine-aspartate repeat-containing protein I, with protein sequence MSISGNGHLPAAASTGPPDHSSASSDSEVEVEVEGDADYLPISGAASDSDSDADPDPDLASRHRLDAVDNGVSELDLASDDEESDEEEGAGATEAAAALDDERRRRAQLPAGAAARIVDAMRGVAFPGAPPPWAGAVPDEQWLERLRSLRGGRD encoded by the coding sequence ATGTCCATCTCCGGGAACGGCcacctccccgccgccgcctccaccggcCCACCGGACcactcctccgcctcctcagacTCTGAGGTTGAGGTCGAGGTCGAGGGAGACGCCGACTACCTCCCCATCTCCGGCGCCGCGTCGGACAGCGACAGCGacgccgaccccgaccccgatCTCGCATCTCGGCATCGCCTCGACGCGGTCGACAACGGCGTCTCGGAGCTGGATCTCGCCTCCGACGACGAAGAAAGCGACGAGGAAGAAGGCGCGGGCGCGACGGAGGCCGCGGCGGCCTTGGACGACGAGCGCCGGCGGCGCGCCCAGCTGCCCGCGGGCGCCGCGGCCCGGATCGTGGACGCGATGCGCGGCGTGGCGTTCCCCGGCGCGCCGCCGCCGTGGGCCGGCGCCGTCCCCGACGAGCAGTGGCTCGAGCGCCTCCGCTCCCTCCGCGGCGGCCGCGACTAG
- the LOC125525713 gene encoding probable DNA replication complex GINS protein PSF3 produces the protein MPCYYNVDDILMEEELISVVFQVTANGVGMLDPGAERNSVEKGAKVDLPFWLAHGMLSLEQAVSINVPPCFTQKTRKEIQADAACVDLRVRCPHFYELGCKIVPLVGDKSIGQFLRYAFTSRYKEVLSKAHSSSTMTVPKFATRLTKEEAQVFESARESMSAFRKWRVGGARLQKASILGRKRKTKLPDDPSTP, from the exons ATGCCTTGTTACTACAACGTTGATGACATCCTCATGGAGGAGGAG CTTATTTCGGTTGTTTTCCAAGTAACTGCAAATGGCGTTGGTATGCTAGATCCTGGCGCCGAGAGAAACAGT GTTGAAAAGGGTGCTAAGGTAGACCTTCCATTTTGGCTTGCTCATGGGATGCTGTCTCTGGAACAAGCGGTGTCGATAAATGTACCTCCTTGCTTCACCCAGAA AACTCGGAAGGAGATCCAAGCTGATGCAGCCTGTGTTGATTTGAGGGTTCGGTGCCCTCACTTTTATGAGCTAGGATGCAAGATTGTTCCTCT GGTGGGTGACAAGAGCATCGGCCAGTTCTTGCGCTACGCGTTCACCAGTAGGTACAAGGAGGTACTAAGCAAGGCACACAGCTCTTCGACAATGACAGTGCCCAAGTTTGCAACACGCCTTACAAAAGAAGAGGCTCAAG TGTTTGAATCTGCTAGGGAATCGATGTCCGCCTTCAGGAAGTGGCGCGTCGGGGGTGCGAGGCTGCAGAAGGCGTCCATTCTTGGAAGGAAGAGGAAGACAAAGCTGCCCGACGATCCTTCGACGCCCTGA
- the LOC125537543 gene encoding early nodulin-like protein 1 produces MASSALLLCSLVALALAAGSDARDHVVGGGKDGAWRVPPPAQPDALNDWAGKARFHVGDNLVFKFDAATDSVLEVTRADYDRCNTASPIATYKASGAVVPLPPKGARFRYFISGAPGNCQKGERVIVLVMSEKHGSRVPPAAPAPAHSPSSSAGLVEAPAHAPAPAPATGAAWRTASGSGSVVLGALLGALLVVGF; encoded by the exons ATGGCGTCCAGCGCGCTCCTCCTCTGCTCCCTcgtcgccctcgccctcgcggcCGGCTCCGACGCCAGGGACCACGTCGTCGGCGGCGGCAAGGACGGCGCGTGGAGGGTGCCGCCCCCGGCGCAGCCCGACGCGCTCAACGACTGGGCCGGGAAGGCCCGCTTCCACGTCGGTGACAACCTCG TGTTCAAGTTCGACGCGGCGACGGACTCGGTGCTGGAGGTGACGCGGGCGGACTACGACCGGTGCAACACGGCCAGCCCCATCGCCACCTACAAGGCCAGCGGCGCGGTCGTGCCGCTGCCGCCCAAGGGCGCCCGCTTCCGCTACTTCATCAGCGGCGCCCCCGGGAACTGCCAGAAGGGCGAGCGCGTCATCGTCCTCGTCATGTCGGAGAAGCACGGCAGCCGGGTCCCGCCTGCCGCGCCGGCCCCCGCGcactccccctcctcctccgcggGGCTCGTGGAGGCGCCCGCCCAcgcgcccgcgcccgcgccgGCCACTGGCGCCGCGTGGAGGACGGCGTCCGGCAGCGGCTCCGTGGTCCTCGGCGCTCTCCTCGGAGCGCTGCTCGTCGTTGGGTTCTGA